One region of Juglans microcarpa x Juglans regia isolate MS1-56 chromosome 7S, Jm3101_v1.0, whole genome shotgun sequence genomic DNA includes:
- the LOC121241625 gene encoding putative uncharacterized protein DDB_G0270496, with the protein MGPSKRLKKAQDSDSDFEDYDDGMDSENSTHEEEEDDDDDEDGEEDEGEGIGRDAEMEELDKEYKALQRQELDILKDMKRHKDEDLLKGQAVKNQKALWDKTLEFRFLLQKAFSSSNRLPQEPVRSSFCDSDEDVNVAYSNLITSSKKTLDSLLGLQEALLEKNPSIVQPTDGNFGRSSKISEADMNSSVEGDEDWSRVSQLQMRIASFRDKSIDKWQRKTQVTTGAAAMKAKLHAFNQNISEQVAAYMRDPSRMIKQMQLRKSTVGIFGSGLGREDNSEREEVQPDGDPELLDDTEFYQQLLKEFFEMIDPTSSDSAFYALKRSQTKKRKMVDRKASKSRKIRYHVHEKIVNFMAPQSMDLPPMAPKLFENLFGLKTQKPASVV; encoded by the exons ATGGGACCTTCGAAGCGGTTGAAGAAAGCGCAAGACAGCGACAGTGATTTCGAAGATTACGATGATGGCATGGATAGCGAGAACTCAACT catgaagaagaagaagacgacgacgacgatgaagatggagaggaagatgaaggGGAAGGTATTGGTAGAGATGCGGAGATGGAAGAGCTTGACAAAGAGTACAAGGCTCTTCAGCGCCAGGAGCT AGATATTCTAAAGGATATGAAGCGTCACAAGGATGAAGATCTTCTTAAGGGTCAGGCAGTGAAGAACCAAAAG GCTCTCTGGGACAAAACTCTGGAATTCAGATTCTTACTTCAGAAAGCGTTCTCAAGTTCAAATAGATTACCCCAG GAGCCAGTTAGGTCTTCATTCTGTGATTCAGATGAGGATGtcaatgtagcatattcaaacctGATTACCTCATCTAAGAAGACTTTAGATTCTCTATTGGGATTACAAGAG GCTTTGCTTGAGAAAAATCCTTCTATTGTTCAACCCACAGATG GTAATTTTGGAAGATCATCCAAGATCTCAGAAGCTGATATGAACTCTAGTGTTGAAGGGGATGAAGATTGGTCAAGGGTTTCTCAGCTGCAGATGAG GATAGCTTCCTTCAGAGACAAATCAATAGACAAATGGCAGAGGAAGACACAGGTGACAACCGGTGCTGCTGCCATGAAAGCCAAATTGCATGCTTTTAACCAG AATATTAGTGAGCAAGTTGCTGCCTATATGAGAGATCCAAGTAGAATGATCAAGCAGATGCAACTGAGGAAATCAACAGTTGGCATATTTGGGAGT GGTCTTGGAAGGGAGGATAATTCTGAGAGAGAG GAAGTACAACCCGATGGTGACCCTGAACTTCTAGACGACACCGAATTTTACCAGCAATTATTGAAGGAATTCTTTGAGATGATTGACCCAACATCATCTG ACTCAGCCTTTTATGCTTTGAAAAGGTCGCAAACTAAGAAGAGAAAGATGGTTGATCGGAAGGCCTCGAAGAGTCGTAAAATAAG GTACCATGTTCATGAAAAGATTGTCAATTTTATGGCTCCTCAGTCCATGGATCTTCCGCCTATGGCACCTAAATTATTTGAGAATTTGTTTGGGTTGAAAACCCAAAAACCAGCTTCTGTAGTCTAG
- the LOC121241629 gene encoding RNA-binding KH domain-containing protein PEPPER-like, with protein MAHPGQIPMNPMMHPSVPVPVPVPVPVPVPVSFPLPGSGPGHSFTGKRRREDELPSPLETEESAAKRRASSAQDVLFRVVVPSRQIGKVIGKEGCRIQKIREDTKATIKIADSIARHEERVIIISSKDSDNTVSDAENALQQIASLILKEDDNSTETKVAAGHVAANTIRLLIAGSQAGSLIGMSGQNIEKLRNSSGATITILAPNQLPLCASAHESDRVVQISGDVPAVLKALEEIGSQLRENPPRQVISISPAYNYTAIRPPQPFLDPTSADYVTFEMVISETLVGGLIGRCGSNISRIRNESGAMIKVYGGKGEQKHRQIQFAGSTQQVALAKQRVDEYIYSQLIQQATAQQAA; from the exons ATGGCCCATCCAGGCCAAATCCCCATGAACCCTATGATGCACCCGTCAGTACCGGTACCGGTACCCGTTCCTGTACCCGTACCCGTACCGGTGTCTTTTCCCTTACCAGGATCCGGACCTGGACATTCGTTTACCGGGAAGCGCCGCCGAGAGGACGAGCTTCCCTCACCTTTGGAGACCGAGGAGTCGGCAGCGAAGCGGCGCGCGAGTTCGGCGCAGGACGTGCTGTTCAGAGTTGTGGTGCCGTCGAGGCAGATCGGGAAGGTCATCGGCAAGGAAGGCTGCCGAATCCAAAAGATTCGCGAAGATACCAAGGCCACTATAAAAATCGCAGATTCCATAGCT CGACATGAAGAGCGTGTAATTATTATAAGTTCTAAAGACAGTGACAATACAGTGTCTGACGCAGAGAATGCACTCCAGCAAATAGCAAGTCTAATACTAAAG GAAGATGATAATAGTACGGAGACAAAAGTAGCTGCAGGGCATGTGGCTGCCAATACAATTAGGCTTTTGATTGCTGGGTCCCAAGCAGGTTCTTTGATTGGGATGTCTGGTCAAAACATTGAGAAATTGAGGAATTCCTCTGGAGCCACAATTACAATTCTTGCTCCAAATCAGCTGCCTTTGTGTGCTTCTGCTCATGAATCAGATCGAGTGGTACAG ATATCAGGTGATGTTCCTGCAGTACTGAAGGCTTTGGAGGAGATTGGTTCTCAACTAAG GGAAAACCCACCGCGACAAGTGATTTCTATTAGCCCAGCATACAACTATACTGCAATCAGACCACCCCAACCATTCTTGGACCCAACTTCAG CTGATTATGTAACCTTTGAGATGGTGATATCGGAAACGCTTGTTGGTGGGTTGATCGGCAGGTGTGGCTCAAACATATCGAGGATCAGAAATGAGTCTGGAGCAATGATCAAG gTCTATGGTGGGAAAGGTGAACAAAAACATCGACAAATTCAATTTGCCGGTAGCACTCAACAG GTAGCATTGGCTAAGCAGAGGGTTGACGAGTACATATATTCTCAGTTGATACAACAAGCTACTGCTCAACAGGCGGCATAA